The Polaribacter sp. Q13 sequence CGGAGAAGTATTTAAACTCTCTATGTTTATATGTCTTCTTTGGAAAATGGCTGAAATTCTATTCAACAATCCAATATTATTTTCAGTATAAATTGATACTGTATATAGTTGTTTATCTTCACTCATCTTATTCTAGTCTTATATCTGATACACTTGCTCCTGTAGGAATCATAGGAAAAACATTTCCTTCTTTTTCTACACAAACTTCTAAAAAGTACGCCTCTTTACTCGCCATCATTTCTGCAACAGCGTCGGCTAATTCTTCTCGCTTAGTAACCTTCTTTGCTTTTATATAATACCCTTCTGCAATAGCAACAAAATTTGGATTTACCATTTCTGTTGATGCATAACGTTTGTCAAAAAACAATTGTTGCCACTGGCGTACCATTCCTAAGAAATCATTATTTAACACGACTACTTTTAATGCTATTTTTTGCTGAAATATAGTTCCTAATTCTTGAATTGTCATTTGGTAACCACCATCACCAGAAATAGAAACAACATCTCTTTCTGGAGCCGCCATTTTAGCTCCAATTGCCGCTGGCAAACCAAAGCCCATAGTACCTAAACCTCCAGAAGTAATATTACTTTTGGTTTGGTTGAATTCTGCATACCTACAAGCAATCATTTGGTGTTGACCAACATCACTTACAATTGCTGCATTTCCTTTACTCTGAATGTTGATTTCTTTTAAAACCTCACCCATAGTCAATCCTTCTTTCGTTGGATGAATATCGTCTTTAATTACTTTTTCATACTCAATAGCATATAAATCTGCAAATTTCTGACGCCATTCTGGATGTTTATTTTCGTTTAACATTGGTAACAATAACGCTAAGCTTGCTTTTGCATCACCTAAAACTGCTACATCTGTTTTTACGTTTTTATCTATTTCTGCCGGATCAATTTCAAAGTGAATTACTTTGGCTTGTTTGGCATAGGTATTTAAACTTCCCGTAACACGATCATCGAAACGCATACCAATTGCAATTAATACATCACACTCGTTTGTTAATACATTTGGCGCGTAATTACCATGCATACCAACCATACCAACATTTAATGGATGAGAGGTAGGAATTGCAGAAGCCCCTAAGATTGTCCAAGCAGAAGGAATACCTGCTTTTTCAATTACCGCTTTAAATGCTTCTTCCGCTTCACTTAAAATTACTCCTTGTCCCCAAACTACTAATGGTTTTTTTGCAGCATTAATTAATTTTGCAGCAGCCTCAATAGAAGAAATATCTATTTTTGGTACTGGAAAATAACTTCTAACCTTTGTACATTTTTCATACGAAAAATCGAACATTTCTTGTTGTGCATCTTTAGTAATATCTACTAAAACAGGCCCTGGTCTTCCACTTTTTGCTATATAAAAAGCTTTTGCAATCGCCTCAGGAATTTGAGATGCTTTGGTTACCTGACAGTTCCATTTTGTAACCGGAGTTGAAATACCAACAATATCTGTTTCCTGAAATGCATCACTTCCTAATAACTTAGAAAAAACTTGCCCTGTAATACACACCATTGGGGTAGAATCTATTTGAGCATCTGCAATACCAGTAATTAAATTGGTTGCCCCCGGACCAGAAGTTGCAATACACACACCTACTTTACCTGAAATTCTTGCAAATCCTTGTGCAGAATGCGTTGCACCTTGCTCATGACGTGTTAAAACGTGATGAATTTTATCTTGATACTTATATAACTCATCATAAACTGGCATAATTGCTCCACCAGGATATCCATAAATTATTTTTGTATCTTCTGCAATTAAGCATCTAACGATTGCTTCGCTACCAGAAATCCTTTCTGTAACTTTTGCTGTGGTTTGTGTATTTTTTATGGTTTGTGTATCCATATATTTTATTTTTAGAAAAGAGAATATAGAGGAGAGAATAAATACTTCTCACTCTTACCCTTGTTTCTTGTCTCTTTTTAAATCTTATTTCTTGATTTTATTTAAAACTACAAATCGGTAACACATCCTTTAGATGCCGATGCTACTGATTTTGCATATTTGTATAAAATTCCTTTTTTGTGCTTTAATGCTGGTGCAACCCAATTTGCTTTTCTTGCTGCTAACTCTTCATCAGAAAGTAATACATTTATTGAATTGTCTTCTGCACTAATTCTAATTTTATCGCCTGTTTCAAGAATTCCGATAGTTCCTCCTTCTTGTCCTTCTGGTGTAATATGTCCAACCACAAAACCATGGGTTCCTCCAGAAAAACGACCATCTGTAATTAACGCTACAGATTTTCCTAAACCTGCTCCCATAATTAAAGAAGTTGGTTTTAACATTTCTGGCATTCCTGGTCCTCCTTTAGGTCCAACATACCTAATGACGACAACATCTCCTCTTTCTACTTCTCCGTTTATAATTCCGGTATTTGCTGCTTGTTCTCCATCATAAACTACTGCTTTTCCTTCAAAAAGCAACCCTTCGTTTCCAGAAATTTTTGCTACAGCTCCTTCTTGCGCTAAGTTTCCATATAAAATCTGCAAGTTACCAGAAGATTTTAATGCTTTATCTGTTGGGTGAATTACATCTTGCTCATCAAATTCCATTGCTTCTACATCTGCCAAGTTTTCTGCTAATGTTTTACCAGTAACTGTCATACAATCTCCATGTAAATAACCTCTATCTAATAAATATTTCATTATTGCAGGTGTACCACCAATACTATGTACATCTTCCATTAAATATTTTCCAGATGGTTTTAAATCTGCTATTAACGGAGTTCTATCACTTACTTTTTGAAAATCTGCTAATGTAAACTCAATATCAGCTGCGTGTGCAATTGCTAAAAAGTGCAATACTGCATTAGTAGACCCACCTAAAGCATTTACCAATGCAATTGCATTTTCTAAAGACTTTTTAGTAATAATATCTAAAGGTTTTAAATCTAACTCTAATAAATTTTTAATTGCCAAAGCTGTTCTTTCTGCTTCAGATAATTTATTAGGATTTTCTGCTGGTATTGATGAATTATAAGGTAATGAGAATCCCATACATTCTATTGCAGAAGCCATTGTGTTTGCAGTATACATACCACCACAAGCTCCAGCACCAGGAATTGCTCTTTTTATAATTTCTCTATATTCTTCTTCTTCTATCTCTCCAGCCATTTTTTGACCTAAAGCTTCAAAAGCAGAAACAATATTTAATTTTTTTCCTTTGTAATTTCCTGATGCAATTGTACCACCATACATCATTATAGATGGACGGTTTAAACGCAACATTGCAATTACTGCTCCTGGCATGTTTTTATCACAACCAACCACAGAAACCAATGCGTCATAACTTTGAGCATTCATTACTGTTTCTATAGAGTCTGCAATGATATCTCTAGATGCTAATGAGTAATTCATACCCGAAGTACCCATAGAAATACCATCTGAAACACCAATTGTATTGAATCCTAAACCGACTAAACCTGCAATATTGCTTTCTACCTTGACCTCTGCTGCCAAATTATTTAAATGCATATTACAAGGGTTACCATCATAACCAGTACTTGCAATACCAACTTGCGCTTTCTGCATGTCTTCATCCGTTAAACCTACTGCATATAACATTGCTTGTGATGCAGGTTGAGATTCGTCTTGTGTTAATCTGCTACTGTGTTTATTTAGTTTCATTTAATGTTTTCTTCAATTTGTTGTCTAAATTACTATGTTTCTGTATTTTTATTGAATAATATTCAATTATATTCTTTAAATCCATGTATTAAAAAAACACTTCAAACAACTGATTAACAATTATTTAACCGTTTTTTAATATGACATTCAATCTTTAAAATAAATTCATAAAAAAACCTTCCATTTTAATGGAAGGTTCGTTTATAAAAAATATAAATATCACTTCCTTATCAATTCGTAATAATTACGATGACATTGACAATAGAAATACTATTTAATAATTGTTTTTTCATTGGTGTAAATATTGCGATTTTTCCTTTAATACACAACTACTATTTTTTTTAGTTATTGTTAGCAAACTGGTCTAGCCCAGATTGAAACCTTTCGACTACGCTCAAGACTGGCTCTATCCTTTTTGCTTTTTCTGCAAAAAGATACAGTGGAAAGCTGGAAATAACTTCTAAATAATAGTACTTTGCCCCATGTGAATGTTCTTAAAATTCATATTACTATCTTCTTGATTTGATATATAATCTGCAATAAAATCACCTACTTTAGCAGTGGACGCTGAATATTGGTTTTTACCTTTTAAATCTTGTGTTGTAATACCTAAATCTAAAGATTTTTCTACGGCTCTATGTATTGCATCTGCCTCATCTTGCAAACCTAAATGTTCTAATAGCATTGCTGCTGATAAAATAGAGGCTAATGGATTGGCTATATCTTTGCCTGCTGCTTGTGGATAAGAACCGTGAATTGGCTCGAATAACGCATTTTTTTCTCCTATTGAGCTTGAAGCTAGAATTCCTATTGATCCTCCAATTACACAGGCTACGTCTGAGATAACGTCTCCAAAAAGATTTTCTGTTAAAATAACATCGAATCGTTTAGGGTTCAAAACAATTTGCATTGCTGCATTGTCTATAAACATAAAATCTAAGTCAACATCTGGATATTGTTCTCCAATTTTTGCAACTGTTTTTCTCCATAAACGAGAAGTTGCTAAAACATTTGCTTTATCTATTAAGGTTACTTTTTTCTTTCTGTCTTGCGCAGCTTTAAAAGCTAAGTGTGTAATTCTAGAAATTTCATCTACCGTATAAGAACAAACGTCTGATGCTTTTAAACCATCTTCACTTAGTTCTTTTTTTCCGAAATAAATACCAGACATTAATTCTCTATAAATAAGAATATCTGTACCCGAAATTATTTCTTTTTTAAGAGGTGAGTTTTTAAGTAATTTAGGATATGCTTTTACAGGTCTTACGTTACAGAACAATTCTAACTCTTGTCTTAAACGCAATAAACCTTGCTCTGGTCTTATTTTTAAAGTCGGGTCATTATCGTACTTTAACTGTCCAATGGCTCCACATAAAATTGCATCTGCATTTTTACAAATTTCTACGGTTTCTTGTGGTAATGGATCGCCAGTTTTTTCAATAGCACAAGCGCCCATTTGAGCTTCTTTATATAAAAATATATGATCGTAAACTTCTGCTACAGCGTCTAAGGCTTTTTTTGCTTGCGTGGTTACTTCTGGTCCAATACCATCTCCGGGGATTACTGCGATTGTATATTTCATACTATACTTATAAAAATTATTCTGTTTATCAAAGGTAGTTGATTATTTTAAATAGTTGGCTTAAAATTCACAACTACCCCTGAAGACAAAGTTTATTTTTATGCTGTTGCTATTTTAGAAGTTTTGTTAACTTCTGTCATAATAGCATGAATATCATCGTCTTTTACTTCTTTTTGCTTATCTGCAGTATTTAAAAATGCGTCATAAGCTATATCTAACTGTACTTTAGTTAACTCGTAACCAATCTTTTTTGCTCTATAAGCCAAAGCTGCTCTACCACTTCTTGCTGTTAAAACAATAGCACTTTCTGTTACACCAACATCTTCAGG is a genomic window containing:
- the leuB gene encoding 3-isopropylmalate dehydrogenase; translation: MKYTIAVIPGDGIGPEVTTQAKKALDAVAEVYDHIFLYKEAQMGACAIEKTGDPLPQETVEICKNADAILCGAIGQLKYDNDPTLKIRPEQGLLRLRQELELFCNVRPVKAYPKLLKNSPLKKEIISGTDILIYRELMSGIYFGKKELSEDGLKASDVCSYTVDEISRITHLAFKAAQDRKKKVTLIDKANVLATSRLWRKTVAKIGEQYPDVDLDFMFIDNAAMQIVLNPKRFDVILTENLFGDVISDVACVIGGSIGILASSSIGEKNALFEPIHGSYPQAAGKDIANPLASILSAAMLLEHLGLQDEADAIHRAVEKSLDLGITTQDLKGKNQYSASTAKVGDFIADYISNQEDSNMNFKNIHMGQSTII
- the ilvD gene encoding dihydroxy-acid dehydratase, yielding MKLNKHSSRLTQDESQPASQAMLYAVGLTDEDMQKAQVGIASTGYDGNPCNMHLNNLAAEVKVESNIAGLVGLGFNTIGVSDGISMGTSGMNYSLASRDIIADSIETVMNAQSYDALVSVVGCDKNMPGAVIAMLRLNRPSIMMYGGTIASGNYKGKKLNIVSAFEALGQKMAGEIEEEEYREIIKRAIPGAGACGGMYTANTMASAIECMGFSLPYNSSIPAENPNKLSEAERTALAIKNLLELDLKPLDIITKKSLENAIALVNALGGSTNAVLHFLAIAHAADIEFTLADFQKVSDRTPLIADLKPSGKYLMEDVHSIGGTPAIMKYLLDRGYLHGDCMTVTGKTLAENLADVEAMEFDEQDVIHPTDKALKSSGNLQILYGNLAQEGAVAKISGNEGLLFEGKAVVYDGEQAANTGIINGEVERGDVVVIRYVGPKGGPGMPEMLKPTSLIMGAGLGKSVALITDGRFSGGTHGFVVGHITPEGQEGGTIGILETGDKIRISAEDNSINVLLSDEELAARKANWVAPALKHKKGILYKYAKSVASASKGCVTDL
- the ilvB gene encoding biosynthetic-type acetolactate synthase large subunit, which gives rise to MDTQTIKNTQTTAKVTERISGSEAIVRCLIAEDTKIIYGYPGGAIMPVYDELYKYQDKIHHVLTRHEQGATHSAQGFARISGKVGVCIATSGPGATNLITGIADAQIDSTPMVCITGQVFSKLLGSDAFQETDIVGISTPVTKWNCQVTKASQIPEAIAKAFYIAKSGRPGPVLVDITKDAQQEMFDFSYEKCTKVRSYFPVPKIDISSIEAAAKLINAAKKPLVVWGQGVILSEAEEAFKAVIEKAGIPSAWTILGASAIPTSHPLNVGMVGMHGNYAPNVLTNECDVLIAIGMRFDDRVTGSLNTYAKQAKVIHFEIDPAEIDKNVKTDVAVLGDAKASLALLLPMLNENKHPEWRQKFADLYAIEYEKVIKDDIHPTKEGLTMGEVLKEINIQSKGNAAIVSDVGQHQMIACRYAEFNQTKSNITSGGLGTMGFGLPAAIGAKMAAPERDVVSISGDGGYQMTIQELGTIFQQKIALKVVVLNNDFLGMVRQWQQLFFDKRYASTEMVNPNFVAIAEGYYIKAKKVTKREELADAVAEMMASKEAYFLEVCVEKEGNVFPMIPTGASVSDIRLE